GGTTGCGCAGACGTGGTCATGGTTCTGGGCGATTTCCTTGAGCAGGGCGCAGACTTGGTCGAGGTCCGAGCCGTAGGCGACGCCGACGGCGATGCGCAGGCGCTCCTTGAGCCATGGGCCGCCGCTCTCGTTGATGATCTTGGCGTTGGCGATGACCGCGTTGGGGATGATGATCTCGATGTCGTCGCGGGTCAGCAGCCGCGTGCTGCGCAGCCCCACCTGGGTCACCCGGCCCCGCTCGCCGCTGTCCAGGATTACGAAGTCGCCGAGTTTGTAGGGGGCATCGGCGACGATGAAGACGCCGGAGAAGAGGTTGGCCAGGGTGTCCTTGGCGGCGAAGCCGACGGCGATGCCGACGATGCCCGCGGAGGTCAGCCAGGGACGGGCGTCGATGCGCCAGATCATCAGGATGGCCCACACCGCGCCGCCTACCAAGAAGACTTTGGCGAGGGTGTTGAAGAGGGGGATGGTGCGCTCTTCCACCGCCGGGAAGCGACGGCGGTTGCGGCTCAGGGCGTCGAGGAGGAGCCCCGCCAGGCGAAAGCCGGTGACCAGCCAGACCAGGACCAGCAAGCTCGCCAGGATGCCGAGGGTGAAGTGCTCGGCGGCCTCCTTCAGTTGCAGCCGGTAGGTCGCCAGAATCAACCCTACAAGAGTGGCGGTGGCGAAGACCGGGCGCTCGAGGGTCGAGACGATGTGATCGTCGAGGAGGGTGGTGGTGTGGCGGGTCAGGGATTTCAGCCAGCGGGTGAAGATCCACTGCAGGATTTTGCCCACCACCACCGCCGCCACGACGATGAGCAGCGCCTGGACCAGCGGCGGCAGGTTCAGGGCCACCAGCCACTCCTTGGGTTCTCGTATCCACTCTAGATTCAAGTTGT
The window above is part of the Acidobacteriota bacterium genome. Proteins encoded here:
- a CDS encoding mechanosensitive ion channel family protein; translated protein: MALNLPPLVQALLIVVAAVVVGKILQWIFTRWLKSLTRHTTTLLDDHIVSTLERPVFATATLVGLILATYRLQLKEAAEHFTLGILASLLVLVWLVTGFRLAGLLLDALSRNRRRFPAVEERTIPLFNTLAKVFLVGGAVWAILMIWRIDARPWLTSAGIVGIAVGFAAKDTLANLFSGVFIVADAPYKLGDFVILDSGERGRVTQVGLRSTRLLTRDDIEIIIPNAVIANAKIINESGGPWLKERLRIAVGVAYGSDLDQVCALLKEIAQNHDHVCATPEPRVRFRSFGDSALNLELLCWIDEPVLRGRMLHELNLEVYKGFQQHGVQIPFPQRDVHIHNPTPAPEKENTLQGGNDAG